The following DNA comes from Thalassoglobus sp. JC818.
TTCGCTCATCACGTTGACTGGTTCCAACCGGAACATGATTGAGGAACTCAAAAACCAATGGCCTGAAGATGTTCCGCCTCCACACTTGTTAACGAGCAAGTCACAGATCCCCATTCAGGTCAAAGTAGATGCTCCGGAAAAGGTCGGAGCAGACAGATTGTTCAACGCTGTCGCTGCCCGGCTCTTTCAAGAGAGTCCCTCTTCAATGATTATCATCGATTCAGGGACAGCTGCCACTGTCGATGCGGTCAGCGAAGACGGAACGTTTCTGGGCGGAGCGATCCTACCCGGCATTCTCATGGGAGTGAAAGCACTCCATGAACTGACAACGACTCTGCCGCTGGTCGATGCTCGACAGTTCTTGAAGAAGACACCGACCGCAATTGGACGGAATACTGAAGACGCAATGTCGAGTGGGCTCTTCTGGGGACATCTCGGAGCAATCCGTGAAGTC
Coding sequences within:
- a CDS encoding type III pantothenate kinase, with translation MSQTYIVFDVGHTRTKIGTFHLQGKDQLPECVMTRSIFNTEEIPWSDLKEWFRSPDLSLITLTGSNRNMIEELKNQWPEDVPPPHLLTSKSQIPIQVKVDAPEKVGADRLFNAVAARLFQESPSSMIIIDSGTAATVDAVSEDGTFLGGAILPGILMGVKALHELTTTLPLVDARQFLKKTPTAIGRNTEDAMSSGLFWGHLGAIREVVSRVQSELQGNPQLFLTGGALPILEPYFPEAICHPDLSLIGIVLTASQLSSSRDESSESAQ